In the genome of Phragmites australis chromosome 9, lpPhrAust1.1, whole genome shotgun sequence, the window AGCGAAACATCCAGCGCAGTAAATATTGTCACCTGCACTACCGTTATTTGTTGCTTGCTGGTTTCCCAAGCCAACGTCAAACGACGCATGGCACACTACGTGGCAGACTTCAAACGGAGCAACAGCTCGCCATGGACAAGCAAGAGAGGATCCTCAACCTCAAAAGGCAGCTCACCATGGTCTATCAAACAGAAAAGGATcaaacaaagggggagaaaatccAAGCCAGCACAGGTAATGCAATATTAATATCTTCATTAAGGAAACAAAACTCTCGATAGTACCGTCAGCAAAAGATACAGCTCATAATGGACAACTCTCTTGTTCAATTATAGAGCCTTGACAGTCTACTCAATAGTTGCTTATCAAGAACAATCTAAGACCTTggcttctccttcttctccttgaaGAGTGCAAGTAGCGACACACCGGATaccttcacaaccttgaacctgACACCAGGAATATCTCCCACGGCGTGGCCCTTACGACCGAATCCAGCAATCAGCACCTCATCCTATAGCATTGCAAGAAAGAAGATGAATAAATTCATTACATAGAGTTGACTGACAAATCATTACAATGAGCATTGGTTGAGAAACACATACATTCTCCTCAATGTAGTTCAGGCAACCATCATTCGGCACGAAGGCGGCAATCTTCTTCCCGTTCTTCACCAGCTGAACACGAGCACACTTACGGATGGCAGAGTTCGGCTGCTTGGCCTCAATACCACTACAATGGAAGCATCACACCTTAGCTCAAGCACCCAAAGTATTGAGATAAGAAAGGCAAGCATGATTCTCCTATGCCACATACATCTTCTCCAAAACAATGCCCTTGGCATGAGATGATCCAGCAAAGGGTTTCTTCCACTCGTTTCCCAAGTGGCTCTTCTTGTATGCCTTGTCAGCCCACCTCTGGTTCCTGCGGTGGGTCTTGAGCTTTCGGCCCGCTCCCATACCACGTGTCTTCCTGTGATaagatttcataatttttacatcAACTTAACACAAATCACAAGTTCAGCAATCCATAGAACACAATTGCCCATGGAATAAACATCCACACACCATCATAAAACACAACAACCCTCACAAATCTGTGCCGGCGATTTCTACAAGATGACACCAAAACTATGGAGCACAttaccaaaaaaaaacacaaagtaTACATATGCATCCTGCGGTACAAAGAAGTATATCCATCTATCGATAAGACGCATATAGCCCTCACTAAGAACATATGCTAGCAACCTCGTGACTTATATCGACACCTAAGACTGAGCAAATTGATAAAACCATGATGTTCTAAAACGATACATTAAAAAAGGGGACTTTTATGCCACCGTGCATAACCTCCAGGATCCAAGCATTCGAATCCAGGAGAGCATGGTTACACGGCGGCAACGGATTAATATCGCTTATGAATATGTTTAGCACTGACGGTGCATAATCTGATCAGCACTGGACCGTCAATAAGCTCATCTTGCTCGCATCTAACGCAATTCCAGCAACTAATCGCAATATAGAGCAGCCTAAAATCACATGCCACGCAACAAAATCTACACATGAAACCAAGAAACGCAGGGTGCAGCAAAGAAACGACGATTCTAGGCAAGAAAGGCGCGGCGTAACACGGGCAAGGGTCCAGAGAACATCGGAACAAAGGGGCAAGAAGAGATCTTCGTACGCACCCCATGATGGCGGAGGAAGGAGACGGCCGGCGAAGTGTCGGTGCGGTGTGGGAGACAAGATGAGAGGGCTTCGAGCtcgaggacggcggcggcggctgcgagAGAAGTGGGATGGACGGTGAAGAATGTTTTATAGTAGGGTTCGTGTTTAGGGTTTGTGCGGTCTGCCTCGTGATTCGTGTTGCGCGGTGAGTGGATGTAATCTCACGGTTGGCGTGCGAAAACGGTCcgtttctctttttctttccctGACTGATGGGACCCTCTGTCAGGGGCGTTATTCTTTTTGCTTGATCACATATGCTTTTACGAAAACTTCTGATCGTAGTATAAAAGATGGAATTTTCATAGTGTTCATATTCGGATGAATAAAATAATAAGTGAAAAATATCCTACAGAAATGGGCTAAAGTTAAAAATGCGTGAAAAGTAGGGGTGAAAGTTTAGAAACTTCTATCGAAAGTTACTAGATATAGGAGTATGTTTTGTCTCCGCAAAATTTCAACATCAAACTGAATCTCATTCATAAGATCTCGAAACTTTGCATGGCTACAAAAAATCATATAATATGCCTCCATATACGCCTGTAACACTCATCTCCTGATACAAGCTCCAAAACTCCAGTCTCCAGTGATGACAAATTAAATACTAGTAAATAACAGGATTTGTGCAAAAGATGACGTTACATACACTGCTTTCTGTACGAGGAATGATGAAGACCTGTTGAAATTCAAGAAATACAAAACCGCAGGCAATGTGTTCAAGCCACAAAGAGATCAAGCTCAGCTCAACAAGGAAAACAGGACCCCAAATATGGGAGAAATCTCACTATGATAGAGACAAGTTTTACAAATGAATGCTTAGCTAGTGTGTACGTACTGAAGGCACCTGAAAATAATCCAAGAGAACTGAAGTTACTGATTCATGATTTCAATTGATATCACGAGGTGGCATTATAAACGTATGTACCAAATGGTGTTCTAGGAGAGAAAAGGCTCACAAGAGGGTACAGCAACAATACATAAGGCCACATGCATCTTTATTATTATGTTTTAGAACAAAAGAATCAAAAGCATTTGAAGTACTGTCCCGACTGATTGCTGAAGAATTAATTTACACAAACTTGCAGCCCATGGCCAACCAGTTCGGTGAACCATATAAATTATATCTCACCTTTATGAAATGTTCTGTTCCACATACAATGGAATGAATGGATGTATCATATCCAGGATAGGCACCATGTCATACTTTAAGTCTTCAACATTTATACAAATCCTAAACCTCACTGAAATGTCAGTGTACCGACAAAATTGACTTCTgattagagaagaaatcaagcagTCTGAACTCTGGAGCTATTATTTACAAAGTTTGTTACGGCATGGGATCACATTCTAGTGATGTCATTCGGAAATGCAATGCTACACCTTTGGAACATGAAGATCAGCTAATGTCGAAATGAGATCTTCTCTTGATTGGGACCTCCGGCTTTGAAGTGTAGTCTGACCTCGGCTGGGGTTCCTAACTCCACTAGAAAACTGCATCTGGCCTAAGCTCCCAACAGAATAGCTATGATAGACACCCAAGGATTGCCTGGAAGACTCCATAAGGTGAACACTGCTGCCTCCTAATCCATGGCTAATACTGAACGGATGAGCATCTGAACCAGCAACAGTAGGGCTCAGCGGTGTCTTTGTTCTTGCGTCGCCTGTTAAATGTAAGGAAAAATTTAGCAAATCCAAAAGTTTAATCATGTAAGCTAAGCTACAGTTAAGAAGTGTGACATTCAAACAAGTTACAAACAAAATTTGCACGACAGCTTGAATTTAGGtaatgaaagaaatatatgccAATTCTGCAGCATCATTTTATAGAATGGTATTACAAGATTATGGTGATATTATAGATAGATTTGAGGTAACATTACAAAAGTTCTGTCCAAAATGGCATATTTATAACATGTGAATTAAAGTGAAAACACGAAAGATCCTATGTCTAGCAAGTTGGATCACGCAGGAGTTCTATGTAATGCTACTTCTTAGAAGTTTAACATATTTGaataattaaaactaaaaagatGGCAACACCTGATTTCACTTTCTAATAAAGCAGGGTAAGAGCCCTTTGtcttaagaaaaataaatggtATACAGCAGCCAACAGAAAATGCCACGATAAAACAGTTCAAATAATGTACTCCTTATAAGCTAGGCAGTTAGGCTACCTCTTTACAGAAGGGGGGAAACCATGTTGGAAGgtacataaaagaaaaaagaaaaagaacttgcATATATACCTGAATTAATGGTACTCCATAAATGAAATCTGAAAGGAGATCCCATACCAAGCACAAAACTACCTCCGGTGTTCTGCCTAAAAAGAGGCAGATAAGAACCGCGGAATGATCTTGGGATTGAATTGCTGACGCATAATATGGCACACACAACCAACACAATTGAAATCAGAAACAATACGATAAGAATATTTGGGTTTATCTCCCTTTGCAGTATTCGGTATCCTTGAATATCGATTCGTGTAGACAACACCTGGCCAGCCTCCAACAAAGCAACCCCAAGAGTCCAAGTAATACTACCAGAGCCAATTATCACCTGGTTATCTTTAATTTGCAATCCCTCTCTCAGAAGTGATGCAATATAAGGAGCCCTGAAGCAATACTGCTCTATAAAAGGCTGTGGAGGAACACTACTCTTTGCAACTTTCCatgttttttcacaaaattCCTGACCTCTTTTTAGAACATCAACGAGAGTGGCATCAGCAGTCAAATTGAAAAATTTAAAAACCACAAAGAAGCCAGACATAGCATAAAATTGCCCATGTGGTCGGGGAAAATTAGAAGCAAGAGCACAAGGATGAAGGTTACAATCAAGTCCAGCACGTGCACTGGACCACTCTGAAAGATTAACTGCTACTTCCGCGAGAGCACTACATTCATTCCACTGAGGTTCCCCAACCAATTCAACAGCTATTCCCTGCTTCTCTTTGCCAGCTATCTTCTCTCCAACACTGGGACTTCCATCTTGTTTTAGTGGGTGGCAGTAAGAACAAACATAATCTTCTTTGTATCCAGTTTGTAGACAAGGATGTTTAACCTGAACTTTACCATTACTAGCTCCTCCCAATCTCTTCACTAGATGTGCTACGGATTTGTCAAATGCATCATTTAATCCATAACCGGTAAGAGAATAAGCACTAAGTTGATGATTGACAGAACCAATCCTCAGACTAATGCTTGTCTCATCCTGCACCGATTTATCAGTCTCAAATGTCACCtgtaatgatgatccacctaAATCAAGTGAACCATATGTCATTTTAGATGATGAGGTGTCAAGCATGTTCATGTGGTGGTTAAGAGCTATCCATCCATAATAAGCTTCTTCCATGCCACTGATGATCTTAACTCTGTCTCTACTGCACAAAAATGACGAATTCTCCAGAACATCCCAGGCCTTATCCAGGAGCCACTCTGAGTCTGCATTAGGTAGCTTGCGGACACCAGCTGTAGCATATAGAAAAACTGGAGTGTGTTTGTGTGCACGTCTCGGGATCTGCCTCTCAGCCATTTGAAGGAGGGGTTCTATTGCCTTCTTTAATCCAGATTCATTGTGAACAAGTTTGCTCAATCCAGGTTCAGTCTCCATTCGCTGATATGCTCGCCCAGTTAATTTACCAGACTTTTTCTTAGGAGCAGTCCCTAAAGGTTTCAAAACAATAGGAAATGTGTTTGCGTCATTATGATTAATGTGCCATTCATAGACATAAACTCTTGTGCCGGTGCTACCACAATCAAGAATCACATAGTATTCAGAGCTTCCCTCTGAGAGGAATACATGGAAATATCTCCAAGAAGCATATGCAAAGAACACCAGTAGGATTAGCACAATAGCGCTACCAGCTGCTTTCATGCATTTCTTTCGATATGTCGGTGATGATGGGGGTGTTCTCTCTTTTGAAAAGCTTGGTAAAGCACCATCTCTTTGAAGCGTGCGGACAAGTTTTGCACGTTCAGTGTTCAAATCACTGCCAATGCTAGAACCCCTTTCTAAAGCATCAATTCTAGTGAAGGTCGGCAGATCTTGGAGAGAAGATGAAAGACGCATAGCTGCCACTTTTGTAGTCGTGACAGCAATTATTACAAAATCTCACCGACCAGGGGCAAGAATCTGAGCGAATCTCGGCAAACCGAAGTCATAAGTAGATAGGATAATTAGCCGCAGTGTAGATAAGACAACAGTGCCTTTGCACAGTTACTGCCTGTagtaaattttcaaaattagcaCATATACTAACATTCAAACATCAAGTAAACAAAACTAAAATTTGGAACGCGCTGCCATGCTGGACATCTAGGAAACGTTCTCCTTACCATAACAGTACAAAATTAGGTTTCCAGTCTCAGCTAACAATACTATACCCTAAAAATTGAAGATATCCTTATTATAAACCTTGGAGCAACATCACTAGTTCACAACTGAGAAAAATGGTGCCACCAATCCATGAACAACACTGATGTCTCCTATACAACTATCATGATATACAGGGATCCCTAAATCTTAATCCTAGTTTTTCATCCCCACCACGAAACCACCATTCGCAGGCAGCATCCAACCCACACTACACCAAATCACAACCCAAGAACTCGCACGCAGCTTTTGGCTACATCTCACCCGCCCATACAGACCACCCCACGATCCCAGCGACGCCCCAAAGCCGTCACCTTTCCATCGATTCCAGCACCCGGATCAAACCACCGATCCCAACCACTGATCCCAAGCGAACCACAACTACCCCCAGAAGTAAGATCTATCCGCACGCCCCAACCCGGGATCTTAAAAAGCATCAACCCGCGACCGGATCGGATCTGAAGAGGTCCCAAGTGATCCAGAGACAAATTTCGAGACTCACCGGTTGCGGCAGCCAGCCGCGATCGCCCCCGGCGAcggagggggcggcggcggtcaGGCAAGCGGAGGCAGCGGGTAGGTGGAGAGGTGGAC includes:
- the LOC133929045 gene encoding small ribosomal subunit protein uS12, giving the protein MGKTRGMGAGRKLKTHRRNQRWADKAYKKSHLGNEWKKPFAGSSHAKGIVLEKIGIEAKQPNSAIRKCARVQLVKNGKKIAAFVPNDGCLNYIEENDEVLIAGFGRKGHAVGDIPGVRFKVVKVSGVSLLALFKEKKEKPRS
- the LOC133929046 gene encoding probable apyrase 7, which codes for MRLSSSLQDLPTFTRIDALERGSSIGSDLNTERAKLVRTLQRDGALPSFSKERTPPSSPTYRKKCMKAAGSAIVLILLVFFAYASWRYFHVFLSEGSSEYYVILDCGSTGTRVYVYEWHINHNDANTFPIVLKPLGTAPKKKSGKLTGRAYQRMETEPGLSKLVHNESGLKKAIEPLLQMAERQIPRRAHKHTPVFLYATAGVRKLPNADSEWLLDKAWDVLENSSFLCSRDRVKIISGMEEAYYGWIALNHHMNMLDTSSSKMTYGSLDLGGSSLQVTFETDKSVQDETSISLRIGSVNHQLSAYSLTGYGLNDAFDKSVAHLVKRLGGASNGKVQVKHPCLQTGYKEDYVCSYCHPLKQDGSPSVGEKIAGKEKQGIAVELVGEPQWNECSALAEVAVNLSEWSSARAGLDCNLHPCALASNFPRPHGQFYAMSGFFVVFKFFNLTADATLVDVLKRGQEFCEKTWKVAKSSVPPQPFIEQYCFRAPYIASLLREGLQIKDNQVIIGSGSITWTLGVALLEAGQVLSTRIDIQGYRILQREINPNILIVLFLISIVLVVCAILCVSNSIPRSFRGSYLPLFRQNTGGSFVLGMGSPFRFHLWSTINSGDARTKTPLSPTVAGSDAHPFSISHGLGGSSVHLMESSRQSLGVYHSYSVGSLGQMQFSSGVRNPSRGQTTLQSRRSQSREDLISTLADLHVPKV